Part of the Undibacter mobilis genome is shown below.
GCACATGAACTCCTTGGCGCCGACTTCGATCACCGGGACGCCCGGATCGTTCTGGAAGTGGGGGACAACGTGCTCCGCCATAACGCCTCGCCTTCTTGCCTTCTGCCGTCGCCTTAAAGGAACCGATTTGCGCCCGCACCATAGCGAGGCGCCCACCATATATCTAGCGGTGATGCTTCGTTAGGCTTGGTGCGGGATTCGGTGGAACTGTGTTGATTCGGCTGGGTTTTCCGTCGGCATCAGGGCGTAAGACGCCGGACCATGGCGGGTAATCCCCAGGCGGCATCGTTACCGTTACTTCATTCGGTCGGATGGCATGCGCGACTCGGCAGGTTTGGCCCCTCAAGATGTGCAGAAGCGGCTGCTGCGCCAGCACAGGCTGGCGCCAGTTCTGCTTGTCGCCGTGCTGCTGGCGGCGGCCGGCGTCTATGTGGTGCCGCGCGGCTTCGAGGCCGGTCACCTGTTCTCGATCGAGGATGATCCGGAGGCGATCGCCGAGCGGGCGTTGGCCGCCAGCTTCAACAGCGATCTGGCGAACCGCGAAATCGAATCGGCCCTGGCGGCCAAAGACAGCGATCTCGCCAAGAGCTTTGTCGATCTCGCCGCCGATCGGCAGGTGACACTGGCGCCGGGTCTGGCCGACAAGGTCAATGTCGCGGTTGCCGAGGACGCAAGCGCGGGCCATGCGGCGCAGAGCTTCGCCTACGGTCTGGTCACCGGCGAGCCGAGCGACATGCCGGGGCTTGCCGGCACCGCCCTGGGCGATCTGTTCGTCTTCGGCGACATCCGCGATGCGGTGCGCGAAGGCGCGCGGCTGGCGAGCGGGCAGGAGGCCGACGAACTCATTCTCGGGCTGGCCTGCGTCGGCCTGGCGATCACCGCCGGCACTTATGCGACCGGTGGCCTCGCCGCACCGGCGCGGGTCGGGCTCACCGTGGCGAAAGTTGCGCGTAAGACGGGGCGCCTCAGCGCCGGGCTTGCCGCGCGCGTGTCGCGCATGCTGCGCGGCGTCGTCGACGGGCCGGCGTTGCGCCGGGCCGCCGCCAGCTTTTCGATCACAGAGCCACAGCTTGCCGTGCGCGCGGCGCGTGATGCGGTGAAGTTGGAACGCGCCGACGGGCTGGTCGATATGGCGCGCAATGTCGGGCGCGTTCAGGCCAAAGCAGGCACGCAAGCCGCACTCGACGGCCTAAAGATCGCGGAAAGTCCGGCCGAGGTGGCGCGTGTTGCCAAGCTCGCCGAGAAGACAGGCAGCCGCACGCGCGCGATCCTGAAGACCGCAGGCCGCGGCGCCATCGCGCTGTCGCTCGCTGCTTTCAATCTCACGACATGGATCGTCAGCGCGCTGTTCACGCTTACGATGTTTATCGCTTCGCTCAAGAGTGCGACCGAGCGCGGGGCGCGGCGCTACTTCCGCTATCGCAAGCGCCGGCGGATGGAGCGTGAGGCCGACGCGGCCTTTCCGGTGTGAGATTTGCGCAGCGTGAGCAGCCGGTTTAAGGAGCGCCGGCGGAAAACGATCCAGGATTGTCAGCACATGCCCAGCTTCAAGAACGGTGACGTCGACATCGCCTATCTCGACGAAGGAGCGGGCGATCCGATCGTGCTGGTGCACGGTTTTGCCTCGACCAAGGAAATCAACTGGGTCAATCCGGGCTGGGTCACGACGCTGACACGCGCCGGCTTTCGCGTCATCGCGCTTGACGATCGCGGCCATGGCGCGTCGCAGAAGCTGTACGATCCGGCCGACTACGACACGGCCAAGATGGCCGACGACGTGCGCGCGCTGATGGATCACCTGGGCATCGCGCGTGCTGACGTCATGGGCTACTCGATGGGCGCACGCATCACCGCATTTCTCGCGCTCAAGCATCCCGAGCGCGTGCGCTCGGCCATCATGGGCGGTCTTGGCATGCACCTGATCGACGGCGTCGGGCTGCCGACCACCATTGCCGATGCGCTGGAAGCGCCGTCGCTCGACGATGTCTCCGATAAGCAAGGCCGCGTCTTCCGTGCGTTTGCGGAGCAGACCAAATCGGATCGTAAGGCGCTGGCCGCCTGTATCCGCGGTTCGCGTCAGGTCATGACGCGCGAGGAGTTCTCGTCGCTGAAGCCGCCAATCTTGATTGCCATCGGCACCAAGGACGATGTGGCGGGTTCTGCGCATGATCTGGCGGCGCTGATCCCGGGTGCGAAGGCGCTCGATATCCCGGACCGCGACCACATGCTGGCGGTCGGCGACAAGGTCTACAAAGCCGGTGTTCTTGAGTTCCTTAACCTGCGTCCTTGATACTTGGCGCACATCTGCGCTTCGCAAAAAAGCCGGCTTGTTCTTCGGGTGTTCTCTGGCGCCGGGTGTGCTAAGGAATATCTGAGAGATTGAGAGGCATTCGGAGAATAATATTCTATGGCGCTGCATCAGACCCGGCCCAAAGGCCTGAATTCCGTCGATCCCGTCTGGACCCGCATTCGCACCGAAGCCGAAGACATCGTGCGGCGCGAGCCGGAACTCGCCAGCTTCATCTACGAGAACATCCTGCACCACGACACGCTGGAGACGGCGGTGGCACATCGCGTCAGCCAGCGGCTCGAGCATGCGGACGTGTCGAGTGATCTCATTCGCCAGGCGTTCAGCGATGCCATCGAGGATCGTCCGGCGCTCGGCGAAGAGTTCAGGGCCGATATCGTCGCCACCATCGACCGCGACCCGGCCGCCAACCGGCTCATCGAGCCGCTGCTTTATTTCAAGGGCTTCCATGCCATCCAGACGCATCGTCTGGCGCACTGGCTGCTCGGCAAGGGCCGCAAGGATTTCGCGCTGTATCTGCAGAGCCGGTCGTCGGCCGCGTTCCAGTGCGACATCAATCCGGCGGCGAAGATCGGCCGCGGCATCTTCCTCGATCATGCGACCGGGCTCGTCGTGGGCGAGACCGCAGTGATCGACGACAATGTTTCGATCCTGCACGACGTCACGCTCGGCGGCACCGGCAAGGAAAACGAAGATCGCCATCCCAAGATCCGTCAGGGCGTGATGATCGGCGCGGGCGCCAAGATTCTCGGCAATATCGAGATCGGCCGCTGCGCGCGCATCGCCGCCGGTTCGGTGGTGATCAAGCCGGTTCCGAATAACGTTACGGTGGCTGGCGTGCCGGCCCGGGTGGTCGGTGAAGCCGGCTGCTCCGAGCCGTCGCGGACCATGGATCAGATGCTGTCCGGTATCATGCTGGATGGCTGAACGGGCGTCATCCTGACGGGTTGCGCTCCGGCGTCCAATCGGGCAACTAGCTGCGACAATACGATTTGTTCAAGGAGCGGCCCGGTGGACGTCCAGGAAGTATCAAAGCTCGACGCCTATCTGAAGAAGATCTTCGGCAACCAGACCATTCGCGTGGTGCCGAAGTCCGACGACATGGCCGAAGTCTTCGCCGGCGAGGACGATCTCGGCGAACTGACATCCGATGAAGACGAGGGCGAGAAGTCGTATAACTTCCGCATGGTCATCCAGGTCTCGAACGACCCGTCGATGCAGCCGGTGCCGACGCTGAATGCCTATCTGCGCAGCAAGTTCAACAACGACAAAATTCGCGTCGTGACGCGGCCGAAGAAGATGGATTCGCTCGAGGTCTATATCGGCGAAGAAT
Proteins encoded:
- the cysE gene encoding serine O-acetyltransferase translates to MALHQTRPKGLNSVDPVWTRIRTEAEDIVRREPELASFIYENILHHDTLETAVAHRVSQRLEHADVSSDLIRQAFSDAIEDRPALGEEFRADIVATIDRDPAANRLIEPLLYFKGFHAIQTHRLAHWLLGKGRKDFALYLQSRSSAAFQCDINPAAKIGRGIFLDHATGLVVGETAVIDDNVSILHDVTLGGTGKENEDRHPKIRQGVMIGAGAKILGNIEIGRCARIAAGSVVIKPVPNNVTVAGVPARVVGEAGCSEPSRTMDQMLSGIMLDG
- a CDS encoding DUF3126 family protein translates to MDVQEVSKLDAYLKKIFGNQTIRVVPKSDDMAEVFAGEDDLGELTSDEDEGEKSYNFRMVIQVSNDPSMQPVPTLNAYLRSKFNNDKIRVVTRPKKMDSLEVYIGEEFLGVLFLEAERGRKSYIFELPILDFDLEDTGE
- a CDS encoding alpha/beta fold hydrolase — protein: MPSFKNGDVDIAYLDEGAGDPIVLVHGFASTKEINWVNPGWVTTLTRAGFRVIALDDRGHGASQKLYDPADYDTAKMADDVRALMDHLGIARADVMGYSMGARITAFLALKHPERVRSAIMGGLGMHLIDGVGLPTTIADALEAPSLDDVSDKQGRVFRAFAEQTKSDRKALAACIRGSRQVMTREEFSSLKPPILIAIGTKDDVAGSAHDLAALIPGAKALDIPDRDHMLAVGDKVYKAGVLEFLNLRP